One genomic segment of Chitinophaga sancti includes these proteins:
- a CDS encoding S24 family peptidase — protein sequence MNKFERLKSELAQNGTGKMKAFGSSMLPILKSGSNLTFERAEGYKIGDIVFCKVKGRYIDAHKVIKIDAHKGYLIANNHGHENGWTRIVYGKVVLGEYQHQVIYRSEVKGGK from the coding sequence ATGAACAAATTTGAAAGATTAAAGAGTGAATTGGCCCAAAATGGGACGGGAAAGATGAAAGCCTTTGGCAGTTCGATGTTACCGATTTTGAAGAGTGGGAGTAATTTGACGTTTGAGAGAGCGGAGGGGTATAAGATTGGGGATATCGTGTTTTGTAAGGTGAAAGGGAGGTATATTGATGCACATAAGGTGATTAAGATAGATGCACATAAAGGATATTTGATTGCGAATAATCATGGGCATGAGAATGGGTGGACGAGGATTGTGTATGGGAAGGTGGTGCTGGGGGAGTATCAGCACCAGGTGATTTATAGGAGTGAGGTGAAAGGGGGGAAATAG
- a CDS encoding TIGR00730 family Rossman fold protein, with the protein MKSITVFCGSSAGTDSIFMEQAFQLGKTLGENSIGLIYGGAKVGLMGAVADGALSAGGRVTGVIPDFLRAKEIAHTGLTELLIVDSMHTRKTKMNELCEGVITLPGGYGTMEEFFEMLTWAQLGLHKKPIGILNTNGYYDAMITLVQNMVDKGFLKEINQDMILVSDDIDTLLDKMKNYVAPAVGKWINKDEV; encoded by the coding sequence ATGAAAAGTATAACTGTCTTTTGTGGATCCAGCGCTGGTACCGATAGCATCTTTATGGAACAAGCATTTCAGCTGGGTAAAACACTTGGAGAAAATAGTATCGGACTGATATATGGAGGTGCAAAAGTAGGCCTTATGGGCGCAGTAGCAGATGGTGCATTGTCAGCCGGAGGTAGGGTGACGGGGGTGATTCCGGACTTTCTGAGAGCAAAAGAAATTGCGCATACTGGTTTAACAGAATTGTTGATAGTAGATAGTATGCATACACGTAAGACAAAGATGAATGAATTGTGCGAAGGGGTGATAACACTGCCTGGTGGGTATGGTACGATGGAGGAGTTTTTTGAGATGCTCACCTGGGCGCAGTTGGGTCTGCATAAAAAACCGATAGGCATATTGAATACTAACGGGTATTATGATGCGATGATCACATTAGTGCAAAATATGGTGGATAAAGGGTTTTTGAAAGAGATCAATCAGGATATGATTTTGGTGAGTGATGATATTGATACCTTGTTGGATAAGATGAAGAATTATGTGGCACCTGCGGTGGGTAAGTGGATTAATAAAGATGAGGTGTAA
- a CDS encoding class I SAM-dependent methyltransferase, which produces MTEFWEKSFNEKQEMWGFEPAQSAVLTKDFFLQQGVKKVLVPGYGYGRNAEVFRENGMNVTGIEISQTAIDMARKHYGTEMTIYHGSVTEMPFDQEKYDGVFCYALIHLLDGSEREKLIRDCYEQLETGGYMVFTVISKAASTYGQGTWLSEDRYEMFGGVNMYFYDRESIQAEFGNAGLYEVNEVTENYPFYLITCKKL; this is translated from the coding sequence ATGACAGAATTCTGGGAAAAGAGTTTTAATGAAAAGCAGGAGATGTGGGGCTTTGAGCCTGCTCAATCAGCTGTGTTGACAAAGGATTTCTTCCTGCAGCAGGGGGTGAAAAAAGTGTTGGTGCCTGGGTATGGTTATGGCCGGAATGCAGAGGTCTTCAGGGAGAATGGGATGAATGTGACGGGGATTGAGATCTCTCAGACTGCTATTGATATGGCGCGGAAGCATTATGGAACGGAGATGACGATTTATCATGGTTCTGTTACGGAGATGCCATTTGATCAGGAGAAATATGACGGGGTATTTTGTTATGCACTGATCCATTTATTGGATGGAAGTGAGCGGGAAAAATTGATCCGGGATTGTTATGAACAGCTGGAAACGGGTGGGTACATGGTGTTTACGGTGATTTCGAAAGCTGCGTCTACTTATGGGCAGGGTACCTGGTTGAGTGAGGATAGATATGAAATGTTTGGTGGAGTGAATATGTACTTTTATGACAGGGAGTCTATTCAGGCGGAATTTGGGAATGCGGGGTTGTATGAGGTCAATGAGGTTACGGAGAACTACCCGTTTTACCTGATAACGTGTAAGAAGTTATAG
- a CDS encoding nuclear transport factor 2 family protein, translating to MIPSVETMIEQYVNTWNASNLDAYKTGFTSCWAPDAIYTDPNHALIQGVDALADLAQGSWNKVPGRIFNILKRPVFHHNSGRYYWTVALPEGPRQGLDYFEFNDQFQITRLVSFF from the coding sequence ATGATACCATCAGTTGAAACCATGATAGAGCAATACGTCAACACCTGGAATGCATCCAACCTCGACGCTTACAAAACAGGCTTCACCTCCTGCTGGGCGCCGGACGCCATTTACACCGACCCCAACCATGCCCTCATTCAAGGTGTAGACGCCCTTGCCGACCTCGCCCAAGGCTCCTGGAACAAAGTCCCCGGCAGAATATTCAACATCCTCAAACGCCCCGTCTTCCACCACAACAGTGGCCGATATTACTGGACCGTTGCCCTACCGGAAGGGCCCCGTCAAGGCCTCGACTATTTTGAATTCAATGACCAATTCCAGATCACCCGCCTTGTCAGCTTTTTTTAA
- a CDS encoding helix-turn-helix domain-containing protein, giving the protein MKGCPIQAMFSSNKDCNQQLGVAHDILDVLNGKWRMEVILQLLQHEKRRFKDLQTAIPGGVSAKVLSTVLKDLEEHQIVKRGLDDVTVEYELTEYGRSMRGVITNLVELGLAHRKEVIGK; this is encoded by the coding sequence ATGAAAGGATGTCCAATACAGGCAATGTTCAGTTCAAACAAGGACTGCAACCAACAACTGGGAGTCGCACACGATATCCTGGATGTGCTGAATGGCAAGTGGAGAATGGAAGTGATCCTCCAGCTCTTACAACATGAGAAGCGTCGTTTTAAAGACTTACAGACAGCCATTCCAGGTGGGGTTTCTGCCAAGGTATTGTCTACTGTACTGAAAGATCTGGAAGAACATCAAATTGTAAAACGCGGTCTTGACGATGTCACTGTAGAATACGAACTGACGGAGTATGGACGGTCAATGAGAGGAGTGATTACAAACCTTGTAGAACTGGGGTTAGCGCACAGAAAAGAAGTAATTGGAAAATAG
- a CDS encoding alpha/beta hydrolase: MDTILLLHGWPQTSHIWRHVIPTLSTQYRILAPDLPGLGTSPFATQYDTGYIAQLIKDYLDAQQVKQCHIVGHDIGGWVAVAFALQFESSCLSLTVMDAGIPGLMPLQMFQPGNAGKVWQFYFHAVADIPEILVLSKEEEYLNWYFSHKSFVKGTIDNEVYYHAYKGKERLAAGFNYYRAFNTSAEQNKAQLRKLKIPVMAVGGEYAVGENMRAVAEELSEEGRTVVIPDCGHYIPEEQPVAVVNLLREFLK, from the coding sequence ATGGATACAATTCTTTTACTACACGGATGGCCGCAGACCTCGCATATCTGGCGGCATGTAATACCTACACTTTCTACACAATACCGTATACTGGCACCAGATCTGCCTGGACTAGGCACTAGTCCTTTTGCAACACAGTATGATACTGGGTACATTGCTCAATTAATAAAAGATTACCTCGATGCCCAACAGGTAAAACAGTGCCATATAGTAGGCCATGATATCGGGGGCTGGGTAGCCGTCGCCTTTGCCTTACAATTTGAATCAAGCTGTTTATCACTGACAGTGATGGATGCAGGAATTCCCGGATTGATGCCTTTGCAGATGTTCCAACCCGGCAATGCGGGAAAGGTATGGCAGTTCTATTTCCATGCGGTGGCCGATATTCCGGAAATATTGGTGCTAAGCAAAGAAGAGGAATATTTAAACTGGTATTTCAGTCACAAATCATTTGTAAAAGGTACGATAGACAATGAAGTCTATTACCATGCCTACAAAGGAAAGGAGCGCCTGGCAGCAGGTTTTAATTATTACAGGGCATTCAATACAAGTGCAGAACAAAACAAGGCGCAGCTAAGAAAATTGAAGATACCGGTAATGGCTGTAGGAGGGGAGTATGCAGTAGGAGAAAATATGCGGGCTGTAGCGGAAGAGTTGTCAGAAGAGGGGAGGACAGTGGTGATACCGGACTGTGGGCATTATATCCCGGAAGAACAGCCGGTAGCAGTGGTGAATTTGTTAAGAGAATTCCTGAAATAG
- a CDS encoding NAD(P)H-binding protein, translated as MHIVITGSLGNIGKPLTQDLLQQGHRVTVISTNPEKQQDIAALGAKAAIGKLEDVDFLTKTLEGADALFAMEPPNFGAPDHIEYYSTIARSYVAAVKAAGVKRIVHLSSWGAHLEKGTGFITGSYHAEQIINTLNEVAVTHLRPGSFFTNLYSFVGMIKHAGFIGSNYGGDDKVVMVHPRDIATVAVEELVKKESDLVRYVASVDITASAAAKAIGAAIGKPDLQRVTLSDEEVTKALLERGMQPFQVTPLVELGAAIHSGAMRSDYDLHPPREMGRTTIEEFAKEFAAAF; from the coding sequence ATGCACATTGTTATCACTGGTTCCCTTGGGAATATAGGCAAGCCATTGACGCAGGATTTATTACAGCAGGGACATCGGGTTACTGTCATCAGCACGAATCCCGAAAAACAGCAGGATATAGCAGCGTTGGGTGCAAAGGCCGCTATCGGCAAACTGGAAGATGTTGATTTTCTTACAAAGACGTTGGAAGGAGCAGATGCGCTATTTGCCATGGAGCCGCCTAATTTCGGTGCACCTGATCATATTGAATATTATTCCACCATTGCGCGTAGTTATGTGGCGGCAGTAAAGGCTGCTGGAGTAAAACGTATTGTACACCTCAGCAGTTGGGGAGCGCATTTAGAAAAAGGAACTGGTTTTATTACGGGATCTTATCATGCAGAGCAGATTATTAATACGCTCAATGAGGTTGCTGTCACACATTTACGTCCCGGGTCATTTTTTACCAACCTGTATAGTTTTGTGGGCATGATCAAACATGCAGGATTTATTGGTTCTAATTATGGTGGTGATGATAAGGTCGTGATGGTACATCCAAGAGATATTGCCACTGTTGCGGTGGAGGAGTTAGTAAAAAAAGAAAGCGATCTGGTACGTTATGTAGCCAGTGTGGACATCACTGCCAGTGCTGCTGCAAAGGCGATTGGTGCAGCGATCGGGAAGCCTGATCTGCAAAGGGTCACTTTATCAGATGAGGAGGTAACAAAGGCGCTGTTAGAAAGAGGAATGCAACCATTCCAGGTAACGCCATTGGTAGAACTGGGCGCAGCGATTCACAGTGGTGCTATGAGGTCTGATTATGACCTGCATCCACCCAGGGAAATGGGCCGGACAACTATTGAAGAATTTGCAAAAGAGTTTGCTGCTGCTTTTTAA
- a CDS encoding helix-turn-helix transcriptional regulator, whose translation MYTLISSRTGNMAFRVSRLEEGVLLQEQKGYNYYSILLVTKGSGQLYEYTFQENALLALGLYQPFQVKGDMEGVLINFHPDFFCIYQHEEEVACNGVLFNNIYAPPLMQLQVDEMASLMNIVKQVEQEMSRPALAQYEVVMAFLKILLINASRMKLDRQEAVVPVGNEPFILQSLKDAIEQYYRKEHSPGYYAGLLNITPKALNKLSKTHFNRTLGNLIAERIMTEAKRELYMTAKPVKRIAFELGFNDEFYFSRFFKNNAEVSPVVYRETLVYGTGQ comes from the coding sequence ATGTATACATTGATCAGTTCGCGGACGGGTAATATGGCTTTCAGGGTGTCTCGCCTTGAAGAAGGGGTGTTATTGCAGGAGCAGAAAGGATATAATTATTATTCTATCCTGTTGGTGACTAAGGGAAGCGGACAGCTGTATGAATATACTTTCCAGGAGAACGCGTTGTTGGCGTTGGGGTTATATCAGCCTTTCCAGGTGAAAGGGGATATGGAAGGTGTGTTGATCAATTTTCATCCTGACTTCTTTTGTATTTATCAACATGAGGAGGAAGTGGCTTGCAATGGTGTCTTGTTTAATAATATCTATGCGCCACCATTGATGCAATTGCAGGTGGATGAAATGGCGTCTTTGATGAATATTGTGAAACAGGTAGAACAGGAGATGTCCCGACCGGCATTGGCACAGTATGAGGTGGTGATGGCGTTTTTAAAGATCTTGCTGATCAATGCATCCAGGATGAAGTTGGATAGGCAGGAAGCCGTGGTGCCTGTAGGAAATGAGCCTTTTATTTTGCAATCATTGAAAGATGCGATTGAGCAATATTATAGGAAGGAACATAGCCCGGGGTATTATGCAGGGTTATTAAATATTACACCGAAGGCGTTAAATAAATTGAGCAAAACTCATTTTAATAGAACATTGGGTAACCTGATTGCGGAGAGGATTATGACGGAGGCGAAACGGGAATTGTATATGACTGCGAAACCGGTGAAGCGGATTGCATTTGAGTTGGGGTTTAATGATGAGTTTTATTTTAGCAGGTTTTTTAAGAATAATGCGGAGGTGTCGCCGGTGGTGTATAGGGAAACGCTCGTGTATGGAACGGGACAATAA
- a CDS encoding SDR family oxidoreductase, giving the protein MRVFLTGATGFIGSAIVKELLKAGHYPIGLARTDAAAQKLEAAGVEVHSGHLEDLESIKRGAAKADAVIHTGFIHDFANFKKYCELDRQVIEAIGEVVKGPIVVASGTALIARGTVTTEQDQPLVSTDVIPRIATEEAVAAVVARGGNASLVRLTPTVHAAGDQGFIPIIINAAKTGGAAFYIGEGQNRWPAVHRNDAARLFVLAMEQSTPGAIYHAVAEEGITTKELAGVMAKHLDIPSKSIPAEEAGASMGFLGMMWSMDQPSSGKVTQEKLGWQPKEVGLIEDMEENYFK; this is encoded by the coding sequence ATGCGGGTATTTTTGACCGGGGCTACGGGCTTTATTGGCTCAGCCATTGTAAAGGAATTATTAAAGGCAGGGCATTATCCTATTGGATTGGCACGTACCGATGCCGCTGCGCAGAAACTGGAAGCTGCAGGGGTGGAGGTACATAGCGGACACCTGGAAGATCTGGAAAGTATTAAGCGTGGAGCGGCAAAGGCGGATGCTGTGATACATACCGGGTTTATTCATGACTTTGCTAATTTCAAGAAATATTGTGAGCTGGACCGGCAGGTGATTGAGGCAATAGGGGAAGTTGTAAAAGGGCCTATAGTTGTGGCTTCAGGAACGGCTTTGATAGCCCGGGGAACCGTGACGACAGAGCAAGATCAACCATTGGTGAGTACTGATGTAATTCCCAGAATTGCTACGGAAGAGGCGGTTGCTGCGGTGGTGGCCCGTGGAGGGAATGCTTCTCTCGTGAGATTGACACCGACTGTGCATGCTGCTGGTGATCAGGGATTTATTCCAATTATTATCAATGCCGCAAAGACAGGTGGTGCAGCTTTTTATATAGGTGAAGGGCAGAATAGGTGGCCGGCGGTACATCGGAATGACGCGGCGAGGTTGTTTGTATTGGCGATGGAGCAATCTACCCCAGGGGCGATATATCATGCAGTGGCAGAGGAAGGTATTACAACGAAGGAACTGGCGGGTGTGATGGCGAAGCACCTGGATATTCCTTCAAAGAGTATTCCAGCCGAAGAGGCAGGTGCGAGCATGGGATTTTTGGGGATGATGTGGTCTATGGATCAGCCAAGTTCAGGTAAGGTGACGCAGGAGAAATTGGGATGGCAGCCGAAGGAGGTGGGACTGATTGAGGATATGGAGGAGAATTATTTTAAGTAA
- a CDS encoding Crp/Fnr family transcriptional regulator, whose protein sequence is MHNRFLTNLALHISLDPSETDLILAELHSRQVKKNTYLLREGDICRQFYFVNEGCIRLFHTDSKGEDHNILFCPENWWITDITSFSGQLPAFYSISALEDSEIFYFTHDELEQLYLTVPKIERFFRILIQNGFSMYQMRITSNLSLAADERYARFSQLYPGLEQRITQKQIASYLGITPAFLSMIRGKKL, encoded by the coding sequence ATGCACAACCGGTTCCTCACCAATTTAGCACTACACATCTCCCTGGATCCATCTGAAACAGACCTCATCCTGGCCGAACTCCATTCCCGGCAGGTAAAAAAGAATACCTACCTCCTGCGGGAAGGAGACATCTGCAGACAATTTTATTTTGTCAATGAAGGTTGTATCAGATTATTCCACACAGATAGCAAAGGTGAAGATCACAATATTTTATTCTGTCCCGAAAACTGGTGGATCACAGACATCACCAGTTTTTCGGGACAACTACCTGCATTCTATAGCATCAGCGCTCTAGAAGATTCAGAAATATTCTACTTCACTCATGATGAATTAGAACAACTCTATCTCACCGTTCCAAAGATCGAACGCTTTTTTCGTATATTAATTCAAAACGGCTTCAGCATGTATCAAATGCGTATCACCTCCAATCTATCTCTGGCGGCAGATGAAAGGTATGCCCGTTTTAGTCAGCTATACCCCGGCCTGGAACAAAGAATCACCCAAAAACAAATCGCTTCGTATCTCGGCATTACGCCTGCATTCCTCAGTATGATACGGGGAAAGAAACTATAA
- a CDS encoding YcxB family protein, producing the protein MTSFSHTSKISPAAYIKFLYAQFYKKPTILVLYLFAFYFLTRIINDTAGIPSFEFYFIIFSVIFPSLMIYLTLKKPGVKRYVYAPLQYTFTDEAILIQGEDFKTELKWSAIRNVKVMKHLLFFKTTRTNGTLFDKDLLTPEQMAFIQSKITA; encoded by the coding sequence ATGACGTCTTTTTCACATACTTCTAAAATATCCCCTGCAGCCTATATAAAATTCCTCTATGCCCAGTTCTATAAAAAGCCAACAATCCTCGTTCTTTACCTCTTTGCTTTCTACTTTCTTACCCGTATCATAAATGACACCGCAGGAATCCCTTCATTTGAGTTTTATTTTATCATTTTCAGCGTTATTTTTCCTAGTTTGATGATATACCTCACTTTGAAGAAACCAGGCGTAAAAAGGTACGTTTACGCCCCATTACAGTATACCTTTACTGACGAAGCCATACTTATCCAGGGGGAAGACTTTAAAACCGAATTAAAATGGTCTGCCATTCGTAATGTGAAGGTAATGAAGCACCTTCTTTTCTTCAAAACAACAAGAACCAATGGTACCCTCTTCGATAAAGACCTGCTCACACCCGAACAAATGGCATTTATCCAATCCAAAATAACCGCTTAA
- a CDS encoding Crp/Fnr family transcriptional regulator, whose protein sequence is MFDRLEALLTAQHSFTPEELQEINSRTLVRKVRRKQLLLQEGEICLYKMFVAEGLLKTYYIKDDGSEHILGFANEGSWTTDGQSLKNQTVSRLNIEAMEDSVVLLWTHEHISHLVNTISGLKAYTQDLISRSLYSSYERILSNISATSEEKYQEFVNKFPDLLNRVPLHLIASFLGVSRETLSRIRHAQLKQSH, encoded by the coding sequence ATGTTTGATCGTCTGGAAGCATTATTAACTGCGCAACATTCCTTTACACCTGAAGAGTTGCAGGAAATCAATTCGCGTACATTGGTCAGAAAAGTACGCAGAAAACAACTCCTGCTCCAGGAAGGAGAGATATGTCTTTATAAAATGTTTGTGGCCGAAGGCCTGCTCAAGACATATTATATAAAGGACGACGGTTCCGAACATATTCTCGGATTCGCCAACGAAGGCAGCTGGACTACTGACGGCCAAAGTCTTAAGAACCAAACGGTGTCCAGGCTGAATATTGAAGCCATGGAAGATTCCGTTGTTTTATTATGGACACATGAGCACATCAGCCATTTGGTCAACACCATTTCGGGGTTAAAAGCCTATACGCAAGATCTCATCAGCCGAAGCCTCTATTCCAGTTATGAAAGGATCCTGAGTAATATCAGTGCAACTTCCGAAGAGAAATACCAGGAGTTTGTGAATAAGTTTCCTGATTTACTTAATAGGGTACCGCTTCATCTGATCGCTTCTTTCCTCGGCGTATCGAGAGAAACCCTCAGTAGAATCCGCCATGCCCAACTGAAACAATCTCACTAA
- a CDS encoding GlxA family transcriptional regulator has protein sequence MKHIVLLITHNSTLLDFAGPLEVFTKAIDKAGSIYQTHIVSLEATNQIRTSSGMHITCEHNYATFHQAIDTLIIAGLPKDLPANIHPKAIEWIQQQAPRIRRICSVCSGAFILAEAGLLNGKKATTHWSLCERLAAAYPSVSVDIAPIFVKDGNVYTSAGITTGMDLALALLEEDMGKRFALEIARQMVLFLKRPGNQAQYSMVLAAQAIDHAPVREAVDWIMDNLQVEITVEELAEKVLMSPRNFARVFVKEMNITPVKFMEKMRVEAACRSLTAQHLTLEEIAVACGFKNAENMRRVFLKVFDVTPSEYRKRFQTAL, from the coding sequence GTGAAGCACATTGTCTTATTAATTACGCACAATTCCACCCTGCTCGATTTTGCCGGGCCACTGGAAGTATTTACCAAAGCCATCGACAAGGCGGGGTCGATATACCAGACACATATTGTGTCTTTGGAAGCAACGAACCAGATCCGGACTTCATCGGGTATGCATATTACCTGTGAGCATAACTATGCGACCTTTCATCAAGCCATTGATACTTTGATTATAGCCGGCTTGCCTAAAGACCTGCCAGCAAATATTCATCCTAAAGCAATTGAATGGATTCAGCAGCAAGCTCCCCGGATCAGAAGAATTTGTTCTGTCTGCTCAGGAGCTTTTATTCTTGCGGAAGCTGGGTTATTAAATGGTAAAAAAGCGACTACCCACTGGAGCTTGTGTGAGCGATTAGCGGCAGCTTATCCTTCAGTTAGCGTAGATATTGCGCCGATTTTTGTCAAAGATGGAAATGTATATACTTCAGCAGGGATTACTACTGGTATGGACCTCGCGCTGGCATTGCTGGAAGAAGATATGGGGAAACGGTTTGCTTTGGAGATCGCCAGACAAATGGTGTTGTTTTTAAAAAGACCTGGTAACCAGGCGCAATATAGTATGGTACTTGCTGCGCAGGCAATCGATCATGCCCCTGTGCGGGAGGCAGTAGATTGGATCATGGATAATTTGCAGGTGGAAATAACTGTGGAAGAATTAGCAGAAAAAGTGTTGATGAGTCCAAGGAATTTTGCCAGGGTGTTTGTGAAGGAAATGAACATTACCCCTGTGAAGTTTATGGAAAAAATGCGTGTGGAGGCAGCGTGTAGGAGTTTGACAGCGCAACATCTGACCCTGGAAGAGATCGCTGTTGCATGTGGGTTTAAAAATGCGGAGAATATGCGCAGGGTGTTTTTGAAGGTATTTGATGTGACGCCGTCTGAATACAGGAAACGTTTTCAGACGGCGCTGTAG
- a CDS encoding class I SAM-dependent methyltransferase: MTNEQYKTRWDNRYREADFAYGKTPNLFFKEWLDRLEKGSLLMPADGEGRNGVYAAANGWQVTSTDLSPEGKIKALQLAGELNTNLTYIVGDLETIKFEPASFEAIGLIYAHFLPEKKSLLHQQLDTYLKPGGTIIFEAFSKNHKANAQVGGPTEIAWLFSEEEIKQDFPGYEILLLKEEVVGLEEGKYHNGEGTVIRFAGRKKAV; this comes from the coding sequence ATGACAAACGAGCAATACAAAACCAGGTGGGATAACCGCTATCGCGAAGCTGATTTCGCCTATGGCAAAACACCGAATCTATTCTTCAAAGAATGGTTAGATCGCCTTGAAAAAGGCAGCCTCCTCATGCCCGCAGATGGCGAAGGCAGAAATGGTGTATACGCAGCTGCCAATGGCTGGCAGGTAACCTCTACAGACCTGAGTCCGGAAGGGAAAATCAAAGCATTACAACTAGCCGGTGAATTAAATACGAATCTTACCTACATCGTAGGTGATCTTGAAACTATCAAATTTGAACCCGCATCATTTGAGGCCATCGGTTTGATTTATGCACATTTTCTTCCTGAAAAGAAATCACTTTTACACCAGCAGTTAGATACTTATTTAAAACCCGGTGGTACGATCATCTTTGAAGCATTCAGTAAAAACCACAAAGCGAATGCGCAGGTAGGAGGCCCTACAGAAATAGCATGGCTTTTCTCAGAAGAGGAAATAAAACAGGATTTTCCTGGTTATGAAATATTACTGTTGAAAGAAGAAGTGGTTGGATTGGAAGAAGGGAAATATCACAATGGGGAGGGAACAGTAATAAGATTTGCAGGAAGAAAAAAGGCCGTCTAA
- a CDS encoding nuclear transport factor 2 family protein, translating to MKFTLETALQKVQKAEDAWNSKDPERISLAYTVDTEWRNRHEFINGREAVKVFLQRKWERELDYKLKKELWAFMDNRIAVRFEYEWHDAQGQWFRSYGNENWEFDENGLMQRRFASINDLAIAASERKLF from the coding sequence ATGAAATTTACATTAGAAACAGCCTTACAAAAGGTACAGAAAGCAGAAGACGCCTGGAATTCAAAAGATCCTGAACGCATAAGTTTAGCTTATACCGTGGATACTGAATGGCGTAACCGGCATGAATTTATCAATGGCCGGGAAGCGGTCAAAGTATTTTTGCAGCGCAAGTGGGAACGGGAACTGGATTATAAATTAAAGAAGGAATTGTGGGCGTTTATGGATAACCGCATTGCTGTACGATTTGAATATGAATGGCATGATGCACAGGGACAATGGTTCCGGAGTTATGGCAATGAGAATTGGGAGTTTGATGAGAATGGTCTGATGCAAAGGCGATTTGCCAGTATAAATGATTTGGCGATTGCAGCATCGGAGCGTAAACTTTTCTAA
- a CDS encoding helix-turn-helix transcriptional regulator has protein sequence MQHIPIRTNTSFSIRDINEYMSGQDMIQSLHRHDFYYLLVLEKGAGTHGIDFTDYTITDHSIFLLRPGQVHAIHLHSSSTGYLLQFNQSFDPSPLLHTAAQQNFYQLENTLVVCTQIFEEFTHAKEKYEDVIKSLLHIFFIHLLRTQKAPTTNDQLQTLQTLIATNITTHKQVADYATMLHLSPYQLNAITKSSLGKTCSTLINDHIVLEAKRQLLATTNLVNEISWALGYEDVSYFIRFFKKHTGHTPESFRQNFK, from the coding sequence ATGCAACACATCCCCATCAGGACAAATACAAGCTTTAGCATCCGGGATATCAACGAGTATATGTCCGGTCAGGATATGATTCAATCGCTCCATCGTCATGATTTTTACTATTTGTTAGTGCTGGAAAAAGGTGCAGGTACACATGGTATTGACTTCACAGATTATACGATTACCGACCATTCCATCTTCCTCCTTCGCCCCGGCCAGGTGCATGCCATCCACCTTCATTCCAGCAGCACAGGGTATCTCTTACAATTCAATCAAAGCTTCGATCCCAGTCCTTTATTGCACACTGCTGCACAGCAAAACTTTTATCAACTGGAAAATACACTTGTTGTATGCACACAAATCTTTGAAGAATTTACCCATGCTAAAGAAAAATACGAAGATGTCATCAAATCATTACTACATATATTTTTCATCCACCTGCTTCGCACACAAAAAGCCCCCACTACCAATGATCAGTTACAAACCTTACAGACGCTCATTGCAACTAATATCACCACACATAAACAGGTAGCAGACTACGCCACCATGCTCCATTTATCCCCATATCAACTCAACGCCATTACCAAATCATCCCTCGGCAAAACCTGCTCTACCCTGATCAATGACCACATCGTCCTCGAAGCAAAACGCCAACTCCTCGCCACGACTAACCTTGTCAATGAAATTTCCTGGGCACTAGGTTACGAAGACGTTTCCTACTTTATTCGTTTCTTCAAAAAACATACAGGTCATACCCCCGAATCCTTCCGCCAAAACTTTAAATAG